The genomic window TTATAACGTTTTTCAAAATTAACTAAAAGTGTAGATTTTTTACCTGTGCTATGGTCTTTTCCTGCGGCTTGCCAATACAAATGCTCAAAGGCATGAGTGTATGGAGTATTTCTATCAATATTTGCTCTGAATCTATAATCAATTAAATTAATTAATTCGGTAGAAGCAAACTCAATAAGCCTGTATTGTGCACTTTGGAAACCACTTGCTGGAGTTAATGTATATCTAAACTTCATATACTGTTCTACCTCCATACCTTCTCTCATAATATTGAAAGAGGTAGTTAGCATATCGAAATAACGGCTAATTCGCATTATTTTATTTTCGAAGAAAACTACATTGAGATCTTCTTTTTCTGCTACTTGAGAAATTTCCCAAAGTATCATTTTAAATATAAGCTCATTAATTTGATGATAGGCTATAAACACCATCTCATCTGGCAACGTAGTACGTTGAATTTGAAGATTTAACAACGCATCAGTTTGTATATAATCCCAATATGTAATCGGCTTGCTGTATAGCAAGCCGTATAAATGGTCATCTGTATCTTGGTCTATTTTAACATACTTCTCTTGAAGTTGTTCTAAAATCT from Winogradskyella sp. MH6 includes these protein-coding regions:
- a CDS encoding tryptophan 2,3-dioxygenase family protein, with the protein product MSDQPNFDEILEQLQEKYVKIDQDTDDHLYGLLYSKPITYWDYIQTDALLNLQIQRTTLPDEMVFIAYHQINELIFKMILWEISQVAEKEDLNVVFFENKIMRISRYFDMLTTSFNIMREGMEVEQYMKFRYTLTPASGFQSAQYRLIEFASTELINLIDYRFRANIDRNTPYTHAFEHLYWQAAGKDHSTGKKSTLLVNFEKRYKDEFLRFMEKYNTKNLWTRFKELPIEDQKDEDLVKAMRHYDYTVNVTWVMAHYNAARHYIESGLGDGEATGGSDWKKYMHPRYQRRIFFPNLWSEEELENWGNNI